Sequence from the Torulaspora globosa chromosome 4, complete sequence genome:
GCGAAGCCTTGTCCAGGACCTTGACCAGTTGAGCCGTCTTCACGAACACGGTCTCAAGCTGTATGTACTTGTCATTGACTTGAGTCAGGGAGTTGGTCTGCTCCCTTAGTTCGTCCAGATTCAGGTCACTCTGCAGCACCGCTGACTGCAGCACCTGATTGCCTCTTATCAGGTTGGCACTGACCTGCTTTGTCTTGTTGAGCAACCTGTCCTTGGTGGTTGCGCCCCGGTGGGAGTCCAGAGGGACCTCGTTTTCCGATGAACTGCTGGCGCTTTTGTCGAAGTGTACCGCGTTGGCTTCGATTGACTCGCCTCTCTTGGCGTGATCTTGTTCTGTAAGCGCCGCGTGGGCTTCCTTGAGAGCCACGGAATAGTTTTGTCTGTACTCGAAAAGCCAATCGATGCACCTGAGAAGAAACTCCAGATCTTCCACCATCTTACTCTTGGTAGATTTCTCTATCTCCCCATTGTGTTCCATCTCCAGAGAATCGTACGAATCTGTAGCGGTGCCTCTCCTCCATGTCACCCGAAGCCCGCGGTGAGAATTGTTTAAACATACTTGGACCGTTCTGATAAGAGATTCGTACTCCAGCATCATGTCGGCAGCTTCCTTGGCGCTATATCCCTCGGTCTGCGAGCGCAATTGACCGTTATTCACTTTCTGCAGCTCGCTCAACATAGAATTTCGCAGCGTTTCCAGCCGGGCCTTGTAGGATTCCATCATCGTAACACAGCTGCTGCCCA
This genomic interval carries:
- the SEC20 gene encoding Sec20p (ancestral locus Anc_3.83), with amino-acid sequence MMESYKARLETLRNSMLSELQKVNNGQLRSQTEGYSAKEAADMMLEYESLIRTVQVCLNNSHRGLRVTWRRGTATDSYDSLEMEHNGEIEKSTKSKMVEDLEFLLRCIDWLFEYRQNYSVALKEAHAALTEQDHAKRGESIEANAVHFDKSASSSSENEVPLDSHRGATTKDRLLNKTKQVSANLIRGNQVLQSAVLQSDLNLDELREQTNSLTQVNDKYIQLETVFVKTAQLVKVLDKASHQEKRDVYLALAFASLCVAWVLWRRIFKIPVKLFFWLAFRFFKGILVTFGLVRKLPIKPHKVTTPPVAFLGTAASTTSTTIESIEQAVDEAISRILTHDEL